The Terriglobales bacterium genome contains a region encoding:
- a CDS encoding DUF2934 domain-containing protein, giving the protein MPAKASSMNLEEEIRRRAYELYELRSREDGFAEEDWARAEREVQARRGLRSA; this is encoded by the coding sequence ATGCCGGCCAAAGCATCCTCCATGAACCTGGAAGAGGAGATCCGGCGGCGGGCCTACGAACTCTACGAACTCCGCAGCCGTGAAGACGGCTTCGCGGAAGAGGACTGGGCCCGCGCCGAGCGCGAGGTGCAGGCCCGCCGCGGGCTG